DNA from Quercus lobata isolate SW786 chromosome 1, ValleyOak3.0 Primary Assembly, whole genome shotgun sequence:
TTCCATAACCAAAATTATTCAGATATTGCAGAGGATGCTGATTTTTTTGCACCTTCTCTTGTAGCTCAAAAGGGAGATGATGCTTTTATCTGTTGGTATTGGAACCGCATGCAGTGGGTATTGTTTGATAGTTTTATCAGCCCAGGTAACATTTCACAGGGAAGAATAAAGAGCTAGTCTTCAAAGTTAAGCAATACAGTTGCTCCGAGTcatgagaaataataaattttccatTAGAACTTTAAAGATTTTACCTTGTACACTACAATTTCAACAGTTTTTATGCTATATTAATTATGCTCTATTTGACTGCTGATAGGATTGGAATAACATGAATACCTGGAATCTTACTGGAATGATTCTGACTCATCttgtttttaaaagttattttccttttcttttttgtcttgaCAGCAACTAAATCaagcatcttttatttttttccaagtaTTTCTGGAAATAATGTAGTTTTATGTGCTTAAAGAGTACTGACCTGCCTCTTTTACTTTCACAGGCTGCAGTTAGTTATGGGACAGGAGTTCTTTTCAGGTTGATACATTTGTACTTCATATGTTTAGATTGTTTAATTGAAGTAATGGCTTGATTGAGTGACTGTTCCTGAAAATGTAATGATTCCCCATAACTTGAATATGACCCATAAAGGGGAGTTCCATAAACAGTTACtgaatcatttttctttttggaagaTGTGTTAACCAAGCCATTTCTTCAGACTTTCACATGACTGATATGATTGCCCTTTGCTGCAAAGATTCAGTAATCGAATTCTTTTTAGAGTTATAGATTTTCTAAGGACTTACTGGAATCTTATGCTGAACCAAATTAATAATGCTTTCACatcaaattttaagaaaaagaacaaagggAAAACTTCCTGAATTTGTTTACAATGTTTTAGCAGCCCAAGTTATTCATGTTTATTCTTGTATTTTAACTGACATTGTTTTCAGTGCAGTTGCTTGTACCTTCAGCTCTTATACAAACATGTAGACAACCTGTCCAGAGAAATCGTTCctcaagttttcatgcaaaagaagaagaagaagtagaaccCAAAACTTCAGCCTTGATCTCTTCATATTCTGTGTTGTTATTTTCTGTAGTCAAACACTCTTTATTCCCTTTTATGGCTAAATTAACATTATTCTCCATCTCCAACTCAGAATTGGAATCAGAAGTGAGGACCTTAAGGATTCGATAGAGAAATCCATCAAGGGTAGTGGAATTGCTCTTTCATCTCCAAGGCTTGTGATCCCAGCAGCAATATATGGATTGTGGATCCTGTCTCATCAGTATTTTGCCAATGACTTATTTGATTTCCAGGTAACCCTTGAAATGACTTATACtgtaatgattttattttatttttttctggaTTCACGTATTAGGACTGTTAAAACATTCGCCAAGAGCCTGGCCATTGTAGCTTAAGTTCTTAACTGGTTTGCATTTCCTGGTGTTTCCTAAGGAGACATCCAGCCTTCAACTTCCCCCTCcctcaattattgaattatctaaaaaaaaatgactgaaaagAAATTTCCATGAAGCTTAATAAGgaaatttgtcattttatagtTGTTTTGTTTCATCACAGCTTGTGCCAGCCATGGTTGGGATGTTTGTCTATAAAGCTGCTGCTCTCGTTCAAGTCTATAGAGATAATGAGGACCTGCAATTTGTCTTTCCAGAAAATGGGGATGGTTCAAGTGACTGAATATCATCTTCATTAGCAATTATTTTAATAGAGCTGGATGCTTTGCGGAAGTTCAGTGTCATTTGGGTTATAAATTCAGCTTCCTTTTGCAAGCTTACCTATGTTGACTTCAGTACCTAGATTCAGCCTAGGAAATCACCTACAAGATGTCCAAAGCGAAATACTGCATTTCTTTTAGGATCTGATTCCAGCGTGGTTAGCTGGTTCATATTAAAACTCTGCAAGTTCTACTGGTAAGGGCTAAACCTCTACTCTCAAGCATGATGACCTGCTCAGTGAGGCTATTACTAACATCTGTTCCAAATTCAAGTATGGTGCCTAATACATGTATGTGCCTATCTTTATGACGAATGTCTCTGTCAGAAGTTGTTACTTTTGGGTGATTATGTCATATGTTCTTTCTCAATGGTGTCAATAACTTTacctcaagaaaaagaggaaaattttcctacaaattgATGGAATCAAATCTACTGGTGTTAATCTTTTCATACTGTTTCCACCCCCATTAATCACTTCCCTTATTCTTCTTTCCAACATGGTTGCAGTAAAATTTCCACTATAGTATGTAGCAAAGAATGCAGGCTGCTATGTACTATAGTGAAGATTTTACTATAGTATTAGCTTTCTATTTGCAACTGTAAAGTCTGGAATAATATTAATGGTCATTTGCCAAATTATGGCTAAAGGAACAAGCAGCAAAAGTGTCACAAAGAAATGATGGATACAATTTTgagatatttattattttttatataaaaacttCCTGAGTTTCATCAACCTTCAATCTAGCTCAAGTACTTAACTTAGGCCGCCtaatattaatatatgcatgATTTTATTTATACTAAAATCCACTTTTATGATAATAAGCCCTGTATAAGGCCAGGAAGAGGGCAGGCCTATCTCAATTGATGACTCAtgttgttccttttttttttttttgctgagatgATACATGTTGATccaaaaaaacattaataaaaCTTTGTTATACGTCAGAAAAGGAAAACTAACGTCGAATATCCTTATATCAGCATCCTAGAATGACATATCAGTAAGGGACAAAAAGCTGAGGTTGAACTTGGGTACATCGGGTTCCAAACGCTTTAAAAGTCCAAAAACATAGGATTGCTCATCATGGGGTTCAGGGCGGCTTCAGATCAAGACATTGCTAATcagggccttttttttttgtctgcccattattgttattgttaaatATACacttatggtttatttatttatttatttattagaggTGGTTTCAAATTACGTTCTCAATAATATTTTGAACTGAAAATATATTAGCTTTGTTTCAATTGAGTTCGACAATTATATTTAATCTTATGCAACATATGCATTtcagatggaaaaaaaaaatcacgtaaatggagggaaaaaaaaaaaggatatggCTTGTATTCAATGCATTACTGCACTGGATATGTTGCGATTCGAACACATATCCAAATTTAGATACATGTCTAAATCCCAATGTGTCACGTGCATAAGCACATTGGACACAaactccactaaaaaaaaaatttcaattttattttgatcgaACCTATAATTTTGGTTTCTAAAAGTTTGGATCGcaatttgaaattatttctaGCCATGAGGAAGTAATGTATAATCACTCCTaaattgtatctttttcttGCTAGGCAGTGAGTGACAATTAAAAACTAAAGGAAAagatgctttaaaaaaaaaatttgttattcttttaACTTTTGGTTTGTCATTGTTTTGATTAATTGAGTATCAAACATCACAATCCATGTAGTCATTTTgtcaaaaatttattaatttacatgccccaaaattattaatttaattcgTATTTTGtgtagtaaaaaataataattgatggaTCTTTAAGTCTTAATTAACAATGATTTTTATTAAAGTTGAAGGTGGTAATTTATTAtagttaataataatttttttaaaaagttggtAATTTATTGACAACCCAAAATGAAATGACAGCAACAGAAAatgattttagaaaaaaaaaataaaataaaaagcaactGCAAACAAAACTAATACCGAACTTGCAGTGAGAGCTATTCCACTGTAaagaaatctctctctctctctaatttaactataaaacactctcaaatttttataaaccaaaaatcaaagtAATCTAAATCTATATTTGAATCCCGAAACCCTAGATCTTCTTCATCGATGGGTTCGCGAAAAGCTCGCGAGCGAGAAATGCTCGACTCGGTGTGCTCGATGATCGCGCTCGTCTTCTTCTTCGTGACCTGCGTCGAGCTCTGCGACGCCGCCACCGTCGTCGACGTTTACCGCCTCATCCAGTACGACATCTCCGGCGCCCCCTTCGGATCTCGCCTCGCCAAGCTCAACCACCACGCCGGCTCTCTTCACTTCCCTGCCGGCGCCGATCTCTCCCGCACCGTCCTCATGATCCCAGTCCGCGACCTCAACATCACCTTCCTTCAAGGTACTCATTTCTCTGATGCACAATTAAGCTTCTCTCTGGCTTGCTTAGCTAGCTAGCTAGTTTAAGTGCTTTTTCCATTAATGGGTTTTGCAAGTACTTGGCTTTGGAAGaatgtttcttttttacttttttgtagttttgtaatttatgtAAAATAAGTCAACTGGGTAAGATTTTGTACTTTTAGGACAATTGAACTGCTACAATTGGACACAAACTATTCAGGTCTTGTAACTTCAAAGAGAGGTTTTATTGGAAACaaatgctttttgttttttaaagagTATATGGTAAGTTTATTATGATATTATAactttctcaagaaaaaaaaaaaactacttcaGTTagatagagacaaaaaaaaaaaaaaaaaacctgaattTCATGGAACATTGTAGGCTTAGTACTTAGATGTGCTATTCATCTAGTATATCCCCTGTGTATTTGATGCATTAGTTTTCTCATTAATAAAACATATCACTtatcaaaaacaagaaaaaactgGCTTTTAGATGCTGACCTGCTGTAAGGTCACTGGTAAGtgggaacccaaaaaaaaaaaaaaatcctgaatttttttaattataaaagatTTGTCTTTGATTTGCCCCATTATAATAATGAACTGTAATCTTGTTGAGcatgcacattttttttttggatcgaTAAGTTACACAGGCACCCAATGAGTCTTCAACTCATGAGTGACCTCACCCTCCAACAAATTATTATGGGAGAAGGAGGTGTCAGTAAGCTATAGCTCATTGGCAATATGCTGCATGCACCCTTATTAATAAGAGCAATAAGTTATAAAGTCCAACACCTTCATGTATCCATGATGGTTAAATATTACTTCAGATATGATACTAATTcacctttttccttctttagcCATTGattagattttgttttatttatagCTGGTATAgatatctttttcctttctcttattTACAAAATGGTTAGATAATATATATCTCCAATTCCATTTGTTTCTGAAGTTGAAGATTTaccactttgttttttttacttcCTGATCAAGattgttattatttttgacATACATATGGCAGACTATATTGCTCAAAGACAGCCTTTGGGGGGCTTATTGTTTCTGCTTCCCCAGAtgtttagttttgaaaataaagatGACATGAGAAGTaatcatcaaaatcaaggaaacGACCTGTTGAAGAATGTAATGGCAGAACTTGAACAGTTACTTATACATGCCAATGTTCCTGTAAGTGTAACCTTTATAATCTCTTTGGTCCTTTCTTTACGCACTACATCATAATTGCagctgtttatttatttttacatctCTCATTTACTGGTTCATGATgcctatatattttaaatttgaccTCTGCTCAGTGCTGTTTTATTGAGTTCTTTATTGCTCAAGAATTACTTGTGTGTAGCCTTTTCACTTGCTCATTTTGGCAGTTACATTCTTAGTCTATCTCAGCTGTTTAACTCTTTCATTCACCCAATGTGATGTCTTGGAGCCTCCTTTACTAATAGGCAGATGCAGTGATTGGGTTCGTTTGTTTTGGAGAGGAATTTTAAATGGACTCAACTGAGTGGGgtttaaaaatttcaaaccaatgCTGATCCAAAGCACCCATTAATGTGGTTTCACATGAGTCAGTTTGAAATCAGTTGCGTGGCATCTCCATTTGTCTTCAATCCTCCCCTTGCAAGTGCTAGGTGAGCTGTGGGGGgtaaggttgtgggttcaagacccactgcTACAACAATCACCACAGCCCCCTactgatttttttgggtttttattggttttaacATAGATGTTTTTACTTTTGGGTGTGAGTTGGGTGATGCCTCAAAGGGTGGGTGACTTGCCGTGTGGATGGGCTGGCCTTACACTCAAACAAGGCTTGCTGCCTGTTTGGAGTGTAGTTCCTTCAtgtttactaataaaaaaaccttttctCTATCTTTAAGTTAATTTGTAGAAATGCCTATTAATATGTTGCTATGCTTTTTTTACAGTATCCTGTGTATTTTGCTTTTGAGGATGATGATATTGATGCTGTACTGGCTGATGTGAAGAGGACCGATGCCATTGGTCAGCCCGCTACTGCAACTACTGGCGGGTATAATTTTTATATGTCCTTGAActtttctcaaattttgaatgCTGTTGTGACACATGTTGCTTGAATGTGTATTGTGGATTCATTTTAGTGAGAAATATTTGCCACCCCTTGGGATGTTCACGGAAAAACTTGAATCCCCTCTCTTCCActtgatttttttgggataagtccCTCTTCCACTtgttgtaacaattgaattataaaaaaaaatgttttgcttATATGTAATGACCTTTTAGAAGCTCGTTACAGCAAAGGAAAAGGAGGCTTGGCAATGTAATCATGTTTATGGAAGCTTGTTTTTAAACTTACATAAAGAGGTTAAATAAAGAAATGTTCCCTGATTTCGCACCTATCAGCTTCCATGGACAAAGGGATGAGTGTATAATTAGCATTTTGCTGAATTTTAAAGGCCAAAAAATCTTACGTAAACCGTGCCCTGTTCtgtttatttttccttttgaagctTATCACATTTTCTGCTGATTAAATTGTTGTTGCTTCTCTCTTTTAGCTAATCTTATTTGTCTATTAAATAATGCCAAGAGCCTCTTGGCTCAGTGGCATGTCTGGCTCCCCATGGGAgtgattttggggttgaagcgTGTCTGGGACAAAGTCCCTCACCTTATTGtcccacaaaataaaaaaatgtctatTAAATAGTCAACataatttcatacttaaatGTATATTTAATGTCATTGTCCGCAATGCCCTAGTCCATTTTTATTGTCATTGAAATTGTCTGATCTCATCTTTTCTTATGAAATGTTGCAGATTCAAGCTTGTCGTCTCTGTACCAGAACCTAAGAAACTCATTTCTCCCACAATCACAAACATTCAGGTTCCCATTTAACCTTCCTTTTCCAATTGAGAATGAATAGAATCATGATGGAAGTGAGAGAAGCAGTTTGTGCTTGGAATTACAAGTTTAAGGTCCATTAAGTTCTTAGGACCTTCAgtacttaccaaaaaaagagTTCTTGGGACCTTCAATAATTCTGCCTCATGCTCAATGCTGCTTCTTTGTAAAGTATGCAGATTGGATAAACAATTGGGGAGTCAAATGGGCCTTGTTGAATCTCTCTTTTATTGATCAATGTTTGATATTCCAAATCCTCATTACTAATGGAAGAAAGCCCCCTGCCCTCATAATTATAATTCCCAAGGTCAACTTTACAACAGTTGCTCAAACAATCTCAATCATCCTGTCATAGTCATATTGGATCATttaaatatagatatttttGAAGTCAGACCAATATATCCTAAATTCTTTATAGGATTGCACCATGGGGGTGCAACTTGAGGCATGTTTTAGCTTGGAAGTAGATAGTTGTGTGCGGGAAAAGTTTTCAgggtttattattttatccTAACATACATGCTTAGTATTTATACTAAAAATCTTAATATGTTATTAGACATTTACCCCTTAACACACTCCCCTTTAAGCTGGGACATCTGTATCATATAATTCCAGTTTATTACATGATAAATCCAATCTAGTCTTGCATTAGGGGTTTAGTAAACATATGATTCTAAGCAGTATGGACTGCTGTCTGGTTGTCATAATATACAGTCAAAGGTAACCTGACATTAAGTCTCAACTCCTCAAGTATGTGCTTAATCCACATAAGGTCACATAGCTATGAGCCATGGCTCTATCTATACTCTTCTACACTAGATCGGGACATgacaattgtattttttttctacatatcCTGCTACTGCTGCTTGGTCTGCCAAAACTTGTACTTCAATTGCATGTTTTCTTTGATTGGTGACAGGGATGGTTGCCAGGGCTGAAGACAGATGGAGATGCAAGTCAACTCCCAACCATTGCTATAGTGGCATCGTATGATACGTTTGGGGCTGCTCCTGTAAGTCATGTTATCAAATTTAATCTCTAAAATCAAATCATGTGAACTGTACAAAGGTGTGAGAAAATTTATGTTTGTAGGCATTATCAGTGGGAAGTGATAGCAATGGAAGTGGCATTGTGGCACTTCTTGAAATAGCTAGGTTATTTTCTCTTCTGTATTCAAATCCTAAGACAAGAGGAAGGTATAATTTACTCTTTGGGCTAACATCTGGTGGACCTTACAACTACAATGGAACTCAAAAGGTGCTTATCTCCTCtcaattgattataattttcattatccttaaatttttttatgtctttCCATTAACGTAAtcttgttctcattttttttttttggtggtccCTTGATCTTAATATTCTACCTTTTGCAGTGGCTTCGGAGCTTTGATCAACGATTGCGTGAGAGTATTGACTATGCTATTTGCTTAAATAGTATTGGTTCATGGGATAATGAATTATGGATTCATGTGTCTAAGCCTGCAGAAAATGtttacataaaacaaatatttgaGGTAAGCTACtttaatttcacaaaaataaaattttgatgcatTATCATATTACTTTTTGTGCtgttttataattgattttagtGTAGGATTTCTCAAATGTAGCAGAAGGGTTGGGCTTTAAAGTTGGTTTGAAGCACAAGAAGATAAACATTTCAAATCCCCGAGTAAGTAGATATATGTGAAATTTTGTACTTCTTTATTGACAagagaaaattatttatttttgtcttctCACACAATCTTTTTATGATACTGGCTTGAGAAAAGTAACAATAGTTTAGTTCAATGTGAAAATTGGGATTGTATTATTTATTGAGATTTTAATGAGTAATGTTTTTTAAGTTGTAAGGGACATTGTGTCATTTTGTACCATGGGGTTAACCTATAAATAATTTGGTTTCTGTGGtgattgaaaataatattataatcaTTGTTCACTCTGAAGAACACCGTTGCAGGGATATAGTTAGTCAAAAGTAGGAATTAGactgccaatgagctctagctcaacaGGCACCTTCTCCCCTTATAAGTTTTTAGGTGTAGGGTGAGGTCTTGGGTTCAATACACCAATTGGGTGCGTGTGTTACTtatcaatcaaaataaaagtaGGCATTAGAATGTTGATGAAACCAGATGTGGAGAATGGTACTGTTTTCTTggttatttattgttttggcagTTCTGCTTGAAAGGTTGGTAGAGAATACTCAAATGCAGAAAATTATGATGTCTGctattttttaccacttttattattatgtcgATGCCCTGTTTCTTCAAATGTACTTTGAattcttttgataaaatatagtTCACAActtgagaaaattaaagaattcaTAATAATTAACGTTGTGTTATTCGAACTCTCTTTTTTATAGTTATGCACATTGCACTTAGAATATAGGTGGATATTTTTTTCCATCATCTTCGGCAAAGGAACATAAAATCCTCTATACTTTGTCCAGcctattcaaaatttttgttagatGAGCTTTTGACCTGTTCATGAAGgaaactttttcagtttttctccTGTTGCATTTGATTCAACATAAAGATACTTGGTTTATATTGATTGTGCGCACCTAGTCAATCTGGGAACACTCTGAATTTTATAAGCATGCTGTACCCTGAACTTGTGCCCAGATTCTACTGTTGGGCCAGGTAATGAATCTGTTTACCTGCTATAGGTAGCTTGGGAGCATGAACAGTTTTCAAGGTTGAGGGTTACTGCTGCCACACTTTCGGAACTCTTCACAGCTCCTGAACTGCTGGAAAGCACTGGAGGGTTGGTTGATAGCAGGTAATCCTTCTGGAACTAAAGCATATTTATCTTATTGCTCTAGTATCTGTTTTGTTTAGAAGGCCATTTGCTGAGAGCTTGGTATTTTACAGACATTTTGTGAATGAAACTGCAATTATCAGAAGTGTCAAGTTAGTTGCAGAGAGTCTTGCGGTAAGGTTATATATCTTGGGATATATGTTTTTTTGATGTTTATATTTGATCAGACAGATATAAATGTTCTTGTAATTGTAGTGTgcttttatttgtattaacttttTCAGGATTATAAACATTGTTTTAGATATCACTGCTTGTGTCACATGAACAGCTTTAAGAATTATATAAAAGTTGCCTTTTGGATGACACAAAATAGCTGTAGGTACATCTTCCTAGTTTACTGAGAGAAAGATGTGTACACTTTACTTCTATGTTCATAGAAGGAAGAGAGCACATTTGTAGTTTTTATAAAGATGGTgttgattgggttttttttttgggtccaagtttgagttttttttttttttttttttaaataagtaataagatttattgatatcaaaaaaggGACACCTTAGTACATAGAGAGTATACAAGGGTTAACAAATCTCCAAGTTTGAGTTATGTATGTGAAGCATCCTGTGTCAAATCAAAACTGCagttaaaaatattgttattatttatttacgtGCTATGAATGATTGAATGGCTGTCTTAAGTAGTCATTCTTTTTCTAATATGCTGGAATTTTTGGATTTGTGTACTTTTAGATGATATTCTAGCAACCCTTGTACATGGGTTGAGatgtctcttttcttttgaataaaattgtTCAGTTacttatatatacataaaaaaagacTAGTGTATAGATACTTGAAATCCacacttgtgtgtgtgtgtccatTTGACTTTACAACTTCTAGTTTTCGGATGTCTAACACGGtcttttcctctattttatGCAGAGACATATCTATGGTTATCAGGGAAATAACATCCAAATCTTTGCAGATGACGGTAGTTTGGCTGTCAATCCTTCTTATATACAGTCATGGTTGGATTTTTTGTCACGGACACCTAGAGTGGCACCATTCCTCTCAAAGAATGACCCATTTGTCATGGCATTAAAAAAGGTTTTcaactgtttttatttttaatgcagTTTATGGTTTTCCTTTGAATTTCCTGCTGTTTCTTATATTGCAATGGTTTTCACTTGAAGATCACACTAAAATTCATGAACTACACGTTTATATATTTATCTAATATGTTCTCTACTTTTCCTAGATTATCACTAGAAATTTAATGTAGACTCCCCTtgaaacatttttattttattttggtttcaaTGCAACTCCATGCCTTAATTGGCTATTATACTTCTGAAGCAGCCATTGGATAAGAGTCAAGTTGCTGGCTTTAGAGGGATTTTCAGTTTTGATatctaaaaactttttatatgGTGTGCCAATTGATTGAAGTAAGAGCCATATGGTTTTAATGTTTAGTCTTAagttatttacttaaaaaaaaaaagtttatttatcaaaaaataaaataaaatatagtcgGAGTACTCTAGGCTTAAATCAGATTTTaattcatgtttttatttgataaagttATGATTAGTTTTATAATGAACGTTTCAGTAATTTTCTATACCTCCtatatattgaattttggtAATGGATTTGAGTCTAGAAATTTCTAGAAGATTCAAagtctccctcttttttttttttttggggggggggggggggggggggaggggggtgtCCAGCCACTGAACTCTATCTCAAATGAAACTTCCTTCCCCTATAAGAGCAATGTAAAgggtgtgtaacttaccaaggaagtaaaaaaaattcttttgggGGTGATTcttgagttttgtgttttttgttcaTGAGGTAGTTTTTCTGGAATAAAATCactaagtataaaaaaataagaatttgaTTCCCGAAGTTTGAAGCATATTGGGTCATTTGGGAGGTAATTTTACCATTTTGATGATTTTGGAgggtatttttttcattttggtggtTTTAGGGTATTTTAGTTATATTGGAGGTttttgaaggtattttggaggtttcaattttattttggttaatttagTTTTGGGAATATTGTAGTCATTGTAGaagttttgagggtattttgatcattttggagATTTTAGGGTTATTGAtatcattttagagatttccacggtattttggtcattttattttggAGATATTATGTCATTTGGGAGAATCTAGACAAAAATGTTGATTAAATGTGGAATTTAATGGTCagttatattaaaaatttaaaagagtgGCTAAAGCCTTCCTTGGAGATTCTAAAGGATGTGAGCAACTGACTAAGGAGACTTGGTGGTGGACTAAGGAGGTTCACGGAGCAATTAGATCAAAGTGAGAGCTACAGAAGCTTACCTAGACGTAGAGACAATCCCActtgtaaaaattataaaatggcAAAAAGGGAAGCAATAAAAATTGTCCAAGAAGCTAAATGTAAAAACTTATGatgaattatatttatatagctAGAAGGGGACAAAGGATGGAGaaataatacttttaaatttgCTTAGACAAGGGAAGAAAACAAGAGACCTACAACTTTGATGCAATTGTGATTTAACTTCTATTATGCTAAAtataattcattattttatttttaaagcttATTTACTTTATAGTTTTATGTGTTACTTTTTTGTGTGATAGCGATaacttatcaaaagaaaaatcgtatcatagtaatatttatgtgctgcatctaaaaaaatgataaaattttccCCTCAACTGGGTCGGAGCCTGGAAGAGACTTCTATATGGCAGTTCATAAGACTATTTATGTATattcaattatataaatattactatgatacgattttaaactcattaaaCCATTTAAACAAGTCATGTGGTTATTAAAGTCGTGATGGCTGAATGCTCGTTTGAGTTGTCAGTTTGTCACATGGTGGGTTAGAGGAAAATCCTGTCAAAATAAATAGTTCCCGAAAGTGTGCCTTGAGC
Protein-coding regions in this window:
- the LOC115978954 gene encoding uncharacterized protein LOC115978954, whose protein sequence is MDTLSRVRCFTTSTSSSNIPFPRISPTPRSTLPTVSVLRTSPRPVSGVAEEDVLQMFFKERKLSGDFISKASDIFWQREVQQFVDADAGELADTPQQAEQVMESDNDGGFLKLSRTLEWVSGDNPAPVNKKAIAKALQDDSERRKKLNLLNYEALKREMMLLSVGIGTACSGYCLIVLSAQAAVSYGTGVLFSCLYLQLLYKHVDNLSREIVPQVFMQKKKKKIGIRSEDLKDSIEKSIKGSGIALSSPRLVIPAAIYGLWILSHQYFANDLFDFQLVPAMVGMFVYKAAALVQVYRDNEDLQFVFPENGDGSSD
- the LOC115978961 gene encoding nicalin-1, whose product is MGSRKAREREMLDSVCSMIALVFFFVTCVELCDAATVVDVYRLIQYDISGAPFGSRLAKLNHHAGSLHFPAGADLSRTVLMIPVRDLNITFLQDYIAQRQPLGGLLFLLPQMFSFENKDDMRSNHQNQGNDLLKNVMAELEQLLIHANVPYPVYFAFEDDDIDAVLADVKRTDAIGQPATATTGGFKLVVSVPEPKKLISPTITNIQGWLPGLKTDGDASQLPTIAIVASYDTFGAAPALSVGSDSNGSGIVALLEIARLFSLLYSNPKTRGRYNLLFGLTSGGPYNYNGTQKWLRSFDQRLRESIDYAICLNSIGSWDNELWIHVSKPAENVYIKQIFEDFSNVAEGLGFKVGLKHKKINISNPRVAWEHEQFSRLRVTAATLSELFTAPELLESTGGLVDSRHFVNETAIIRSVKLVAESLARHIYGYQGNNIQIFADDGSLAVNPSYIQSWLDFLSRTPRVAPFLSKNDPFVMALKKELEDHTHEVNVQHEVLDGMFTFYDLTKARLAIYQVASVTFDLLLLLALGSYLIVLFSFLVITTRGLDDLISIFRRPPSRKVKTA